The following coding sequences lie in one Myxococcus xanthus genomic window:
- a CDS encoding type I polyketide synthase — protein sequence MAGDTHWNGLEIAIIGMACRFPGACNAEAYWRNLRDGVESITFLQESELEPSVMEDPALRKSPQYVRAAAPIEGADLFDAAFFGITPKEAEVMDPQQRVFLECAWAALEDAGYDPERYREHIGVYAGARTNTYVFNLFSNPAALGMLGAFEVGLGNDLAFLSTRVAHRLNLKGPAYSLHTACSTSLVAVHLAAQALLAGECRMALAGGVAIQSPQRTGYLYQFGGVASPDGRCRAFDAQAQGTLFGSGAGLVVLKRLEDAVEDGDTIHAVIRGSAINNDGAQKASFNAPSVQGQSRVIRNALLTAEVDARSISYVEAHGTGTQLGDPIEVRALTRAFRTSTQDTGFCALGSVKPNIGHLDAASGIASLIKTVLALKHRKLPPTLHFQAPNPQIDFAASPFFVNATLRDWAQGPSPRRAGVSAFGIGGTNAHVILEEAPAVAPTADARPWYVLPLSAKTDTALHAATEALATHLEQHPEQALKDVAFTLQVGRQAFQHRRIAVVKDREHAIRVLRGEEPERLVTLKQEARGRPVAFLFPGGGTHHLGMGAGLYRTEPVFREAADEVASILRPHLGMDLRTVLYQEPLQEVPGLSRNALALPAIFLTEYALARLWMSCGVEPEQMLGHSLGEYAAACIAGVLSVEDAAAMVALRGQLMDELPAGSMLSISLPEAEVVPLLGQELDLAAVNGPAQCVVSGPLAAVKRLMAELTARGVEHRQLHVEAAAHSRMLEHVLPRFHERVSRLTLRPPERPYISSRTGQPVTGDEVTQPRYWVDHLRHSVRFRDGMQVLLEDSTRVLLEVGPAQSLTAVARLQGEPAGARTIISSARHPKDDQPDEALFLNALGRLWLAGVEVDWSGLHGTESVRRIPLPTYPFEGQRYWVAPLDRSAALLASQTASGSKLTDIADWFHLPSWRRTPPATLAPTALAQPRCWVVFTDGGPLASRLVSRLEEAGQYVVSVHAGAAFSRDGERRFTVAPGAPGDYVALLSALEDLTPRPEVFVHLWSLTPQDERQSVLTRFQAAQALGYYSVVHLGQALTGLKDARPLRVEVISNHLFDPDGRAEALPEKAPLLGPCQVLSQQQVHITARGVDVLLPDSEGVAALAEQLLAELATEARDVRVALRGSRRWVQELSPVRLTETAAPARPLRERGVYLITGGLGRVGLLLASHLARTKQARLALVGRTPLPPRRLWDDWVATQGEDDDASLLIQRVRELESHGAEVLVLSADVSKPHWMQEVLAEVDQRFGALHGVLHCADLPLAPPERTPPSATNPDAEARFRAKVRGTYVLEDVLRGRALDFVMLFSASAAVLSPFGDTPSTAANLFVDAFAAHRSRDTGTPWMSVAWDPWPRAAGASDARAPDLEPYAMTEDEATEAFQRVVTGGLDGPVMVATGDVSRRLTAWLQRAVALPKVARKVRTGDEELPSNELERVIAGLWQEILGVEQVARHDHFFELGGHSLLATQVVGRLRSRLQLDLSLALLFTSPTVAGLAKAIADLQARQQESLYRELLDRVTRVSEQELAEELRRRGVKAA from the coding sequence ATGGCTGGCGACACCCACTGGAACGGGCTGGAGATTGCAATCATCGGGATGGCGTGCCGCTTTCCCGGGGCCTGTAACGCCGAGGCGTACTGGCGGAACCTTCGGGATGGCGTCGAGTCCATCACCTTCCTCCAGGAGTCGGAGCTGGAGCCTTCCGTCATGGAGGACCCGGCACTCCGCAAGTCACCGCAGTACGTGCGCGCGGCGGCCCCCATCGAGGGCGCGGACCTGTTCGACGCGGCCTTCTTCGGCATCACCCCCAAGGAAGCCGAGGTGATGGATCCGCAGCAGCGTGTCTTCCTGGAGTGTGCCTGGGCGGCACTGGAAGACGCGGGCTACGACCCCGAGCGCTACCGGGAGCACATCGGCGTCTACGCGGGAGCCCGTACCAATACGTACGTCTTCAATCTCTTCTCCAACCCGGCCGCGCTGGGGATGCTCGGCGCGTTCGAGGTGGGCCTCGGCAATGACCTGGCCTTCCTCAGCACGCGGGTGGCGCACCGGCTCAACCTGAAGGGTCCGGCCTATTCGCTGCACACCGCCTGCTCCACCTCGCTGGTGGCGGTGCACCTGGCTGCCCAGGCGCTCCTGGCCGGAGAATGCCGCATGGCCCTGGCGGGCGGCGTGGCCATCCAGTCACCTCAGCGCACCGGCTACCTGTATCAATTTGGTGGTGTTGCATCGCCAGACGGACGGTGCCGCGCCTTTGATGCGCAGGCGCAGGGCACCCTCTTCGGCAGCGGCGCGGGTCTGGTGGTGCTCAAGCGACTGGAGGACGCAGTGGAGGATGGAGACACCATCCACGCCGTCATCCGAGGCTCGGCCATCAACAACGACGGCGCACAGAAGGCCAGCTTCAACGCACCCAGCGTCCAAGGCCAGTCACGCGTCATCCGCAATGCATTGCTGACCGCGGAGGTGGACGCGCGGAGCATCTCCTATGTGGAGGCCCATGGCACGGGCACCCAACTGGGAGACCCCATCGAGGTGCGCGCGCTCACCCGCGCCTTCAGAACGAGCACGCAGGACACGGGCTTCTGCGCGCTCGGCTCGGTGAAGCCCAACATCGGCCACCTGGATGCCGCGTCCGGCATCGCCAGCCTCATCAAGACGGTGCTCGCGCTGAAGCACCGGAAGTTGCCGCCCACGCTGCACTTCCAGGCGCCCAACCCACAGATTGACTTCGCCGCCAGTCCCTTCTTCGTCAACGCCACGCTGAGGGACTGGGCGCAGGGCCCCTCCCCTCGCCGAGCCGGCGTCAGCGCCTTCGGTATTGGTGGCACCAACGCACACGTCATCCTGGAGGAGGCCCCAGCCGTCGCTCCCACCGCGGACGCCCGTCCCTGGTACGTGCTGCCACTGTCGGCGAAGACGGATACCGCCCTGCATGCCGCGACGGAGGCGCTGGCCACTCACCTGGAACAGCACCCGGAGCAGGCGCTGAAGGACGTGGCCTTCACGCTGCAAGTGGGACGTCAGGCCTTCCAGCACCGCCGCATCGCCGTGGTGAAGGACCGGGAGCACGCCATCCGCGTGCTGCGCGGCGAGGAGCCAGAGCGGCTGGTCACACTGAAGCAGGAGGCGCGAGGCCGCCCCGTGGCGTTCCTCTTCCCTGGGGGTGGCACCCACCACCTGGGCATGGGCGCGGGCCTGTACCGCACGGAGCCCGTCTTCCGCGAGGCCGCCGACGAGGTCGCCAGTATCCTCCGCCCGCACCTGGGCATGGACCTGCGCACGGTGCTCTACCAGGAGCCCCTCCAAGAGGTGCCGGGACTCTCCCGCAACGCGCTCGCGCTGCCCGCTATCTTCCTGACGGAGTACGCCCTGGCGCGGCTGTGGATGTCGTGCGGCGTGGAGCCGGAGCAGATGCTCGGCCACAGCCTGGGCGAGTACGCCGCGGCGTGCATCGCTGGTGTGCTGTCGGTGGAGGATGCGGCGGCCATGGTGGCGCTGCGTGGCCAGCTCATGGATGAGCTGCCGGCCGGGTCCATGCTGAGCATCAGCCTTCCCGAGGCGGAGGTGGTGCCACTGCTGGGCCAGGAGCTGGACCTCGCGGCCGTGAACGGACCCGCGCAGTGCGTGGTCTCCGGTCCGCTGGCGGCGGTGAAGCGGCTGATGGCGGAGCTGACGGCGCGAGGCGTGGAGCACCGCCAGTTGCACGTGGAGGCGGCGGCGCACTCGCGAATGCTGGAGCACGTCCTGCCGCGATTCCACGAGCGCGTGTCCCGTCTGACGCTCCGTCCACCCGAGCGGCCCTACATCTCCAGCCGGACCGGCCAGCCCGTCACGGGGGACGAGGTGACGCAACCTCGGTACTGGGTGGACCACCTGCGCCACTCGGTACGCTTCCGGGACGGCATGCAGGTGCTGCTGGAGGACTCGACGCGCGTCCTGCTGGAGGTGGGTCCCGCGCAGTCGCTGACCGCCGTGGCGAGGCTCCAAGGCGAGCCCGCTGGCGCGCGCACCATCATCTCCTCCGCGCGTCACCCCAAGGACGACCAGCCGGACGAAGCCCTCTTCCTGAACGCGCTGGGACGGCTGTGGCTCGCGGGCGTGGAGGTGGACTGGAGCGGTCTGCACGGAACGGAGTCGGTCCGACGAATCCCCCTTCCCACCTATCCCTTCGAGGGCCAGCGGTACTGGGTCGCTCCGCTGGACCGGTCCGCCGCGCTGCTGGCCTCGCAGACCGCGAGCGGCAGCAAGCTGACCGATATCGCGGACTGGTTCCACCTGCCCTCGTGGCGGCGCACGCCTCCGGCCACGCTCGCCCCCACCGCGCTCGCCCAGCCTCGATGCTGGGTGGTGTTCACCGATGGAGGCCCTTTGGCCTCGCGTCTCGTCTCCCGGTTGGAAGAGGCGGGACAGTACGTCGTCTCCGTGCACGCGGGCGCCGCGTTCTCCCGTGACGGCGAGCGGCGCTTCACCGTGGCGCCGGGAGCACCTGGAGACTACGTCGCGCTGCTGAGCGCCCTGGAGGACCTGACACCCCGTCCCGAAGTGTTCGTCCACCTGTGGAGCCTCACGCCGCAGGACGAGCGCCAGTCCGTGCTGACGCGGTTCCAGGCCGCGCAAGCGTTGGGCTACTACAGCGTGGTGCACCTGGGGCAAGCCCTTACCGGACTGAAGGATGCGCGCCCCCTCCGGGTGGAGGTCATCTCCAACCACCTGTTCGACCCGGACGGCCGAGCGGAGGCGCTGCCGGAGAAGGCGCCCCTGTTGGGCCCCTGCCAGGTGCTGTCGCAGCAACAGGTGCATATCACCGCGCGCGGCGTCGATGTGCTCCTCCCTGACTCCGAAGGCGTCGCAGCACTTGCCGAACAGCTCCTCGCCGAGCTCGCCACAGAGGCACGAGACGTCCGGGTGGCCTTGCGCGGTTCGCGCCGCTGGGTCCAGGAGCTGTCTCCCGTTCGGCTGACAGAGACGGCCGCCCCCGCGCGGCCTCTGCGTGAGCGCGGCGTGTACCTCATCACCGGCGGCCTGGGCCGCGTGGGCCTGCTGCTGGCCAGCCATCTGGCGCGCACGAAGCAGGCGCGGCTGGCGCTGGTGGGCCGCACGCCGCTGCCGCCCCGGCGTCTCTGGGACGATTGGGTTGCCACACAGGGTGAGGACGACGACGCCAGCCTGCTCATCCAGCGCGTGCGTGAATTGGAGTCACACGGTGCAGAGGTGCTCGTCCTGAGCGCCGACGTCTCCAAGCCGCACTGGATGCAGGAAGTCCTGGCCGAGGTGGACCAGCGCTTCGGCGCGCTCCACGGGGTGCTGCACTGCGCGGACCTTCCCCTTGCTCCGCCCGAACGGACCCCGCCCTCCGCGACGAACCCGGACGCGGAGGCCCGTTTCCGCGCCAAGGTGCGCGGCACGTACGTGCTGGAGGACGTCCTGCGCGGTCGGGCGCTGGACTTCGTGATGCTGTTCTCCGCGTCGGCGGCCGTGCTGTCGCCGTTCGGCGACACGCCTTCGACGGCGGCCAACCTCTTCGTGGATGCGTTCGCGGCCCACCGCAGCCGGGACACAGGAACGCCTTGGATGAGCGTGGCCTGGGACCCGTGGCCGCGAGCGGCCGGCGCCAGCGATGCGCGCGCTCCTGACCTTGAGCCGTATGCCATGACCGAGGATGAAGCCACCGAGGCCTTCCAGCGAGTCGTCACCGGCGGTTTGGATGGCCCGGTGATGGTGGCAACGGGTGACGTATCACGGCGACTGACTGCGTGGCTCCAGCGGGCGGTTGCTCTGCCCAAGGTCGCTCGCAAGGTCCGCACCGGAGACGAAGAGCTTCCCTCCAATGAGCTGGAGCGTGTCATCGCGGGCCTGTGGCAGGAGATCCTGGGCGTCGAACAGGTAGCGCGGCACGACCACTTCTTCGAGCTGGGCGGGCACTCGCTGCTCGCCACGCAGGTCGTCGGGCGGTTGCGCTCACGGTTGCAACTGGACCTGAGTCTGGCACTGCTCTTCACGTCGCCCACCGTGGCGGGGCTGGCGAAGGCAATCGCCGACCTCCAGGCGCGGCAACAGGAATCCCTCTATCGCGAGCTGCTCGACCGGGTCACCCGCGTCTCCGAGCAAGAGCTCGCCGAAGAGCTTCGACGCCGCGGCGTGAAGGCCGCGTGA